The following are from one region of the Rhipicephalus microplus isolate Deutch F79 chromosome 1, USDA_Rmic, whole genome shotgun sequence genome:
- the LOC119164395 gene encoding glutamyl aminopeptidase encodes MKAHNVLMLTMQIIASWGYPLSLEKEMATVSYNRNDISHSSKSSLFDRQRATVGAKAWNAVKCVACAIVVPLVVLAIVLLAFPTSPRMGHSRLRGATLFSDLAVRPIHYDLQITPNFHRQYFTGEVNLMVECLRDTSLITMHSRNLLIKKAVLRDDSGNNIDVAFFTNEDTGRLELRSTTGRLLHESRYNITIDFSGIMNKEGDDISLLIDSYSDADNPSEIVRAWTFAKLRSARRLFPCFDSPSHRATFEVRVLRPKSFVAISSAHESSCKGVGDRVLCTFQRTVRISPDQLALVVTNLSSVTQGRVTLWSPALPALADLADRIVAVAEKEMGVKLPCEKLRVIAVTTLDKPASTKWCVVIVEARERVCSLTAEFTKKKSSCVVPLVGHVISMWFGVVVAFPDDSDRWLCVTLSVYYSFKVLGILFPTWGIDELIALRVLTSKSSYREPKPIKFVLQALPEHVNAIVWKSVGILRMFESVITSAVFTNGTTRFLKSFQYKAASSSDVLRTLDSSCALFRNLSTWLSDPVYPLVTMRRTNATYLALLQETFRDLSRFSYPSRNALPMTVTARRGGTQEPSFVSWMTNISQTLQIPPTSSKDWILVNSDGIGYFRVLYTPLDMSLITNQLNEDPSAFTPIQRAVLVDDLFYAALSGRITSNYFAEAIKHLPSEEAWLPLMTYLELAANIPYQWLGAWKAGGVLDWRVFNVNFCSRALVGNMKAQRESAKVLLRESLLAHCCAFL; translated from the coding sequence ATGAAAGCACATAATGTATTAATGCTCACAATGCAAATTATAGCATCGTGGGGCTACCCTCTGTCGTTGGAGAAAGAAATGGCCACTGTGAGCTATAACAGGAACGATATTTCACATTCCTCAAAGTCGAGTTTATTTGACCGCCAGCGGGCTACGGTCGGAGCAAAAGCGTGGAACGCTGTCAAGTGCGTGGCTTGCGCCATAGTCGTTCCACTGGTGGTTCTAGCCATCGTCTTATTAGCTTTCCCAACAAGTCCCAGGATGGGACACAGTAGGCTTCGGGGCGCCACGCTGTTCTCGGACTTGGCCGTTCGTCCGATTCACTATGATCTACAAATCACGCCGAATTTCCATCGCCAATATTTTACCGGTGAAGTGAACCTCATGGTGGAGTGCTTACGTGACACGTCTTTGATCACCATGCACTCAAGGAACTTACTTATCAAAAAGGCCGTCCTGCGAGATGACAGCGGTAACAATATCGACGTCGCTTTTTTCACAAATGAGGACACTGGCCGGCTCGAGTTGAGGTCGACCACTGGGAGGCTGCTTCACGAAAGCCGTTATAACATAACCATCGACTTCAGTGGTATTATGAATAAGGAAGGAGATGATATCTCGCTTTTGATTGACAGCTATTCGGACGCCGACAACCCATCCGAAATCGTGAGAGCTTGGACATTCGCCAAGCTGAGAAGCGCTCGCCGGCTGTTTCCGTGCTTCGATTCGCCCAGTCACAGGGCTACTTTCGAAGTACGAGTGCTTCGGCCAAAATCCTTCGTTGCCATCTCGTCGGCACACGAAAGCAGTTGCAAAGGCGTGGGCGACCGCGTGTTGTGTACCTTCCAGAGAACCGTCAGAATCTCGCCTGACCAACTGGCGCTAGTGGTGACCAACCTTAGCAGTGTCACTCAAGGTAGGGTGACCTTGTGGTCTCCGGCGCTCCCAGCCCTGGCAGATCTTGCCGATAGAATTGTGGCCGTCGCTGAAAAGGAGATGGGAGTGAAACTGCCGTGCGAGAAGCTTCGAGTAATCGCCGTCACGACGTTGGACAAACCCGCGTCGACAAAATGGTGCGTAGTGATCGTCGAGGCCAGAGAACGGGTCTGCTCACTGACTGCTGAGTTTACGAAAAAGAAATCAAGCTGCGTCGTGCCGCTCGTCGGTCACGTCATCTCCATGTGGTTCGGTGTCGTCGTTGCCTTTCCGGACGACAGCGATCGCTGGCTCTGTGTCACATTGTCCGTGTACTACTCCTTCAAAGTCCTTGGAATTCTATTCCCCACCTGGGGTATCGATGAGCTCATTGCTCTCCGTGTGCTCACCTCTAAAAGTTCCTACAGGGAGCCGAAACCAATCAAGTTCGTTctccaagcactgccagaacacgTGAACGCGATTGTCTGGAAGTCAGTAGGTATCCTGCGAATGTTCGAAAGCGTCATCACCTCCGCCGTTTTTACAAACGGCACCACGCGATTCCTCAAGTCATTCCAGTACAAGGCGGCCAGCAGCAGCGACGTGCTGCGGACTCTTGATTCCAGCTGTGCACTATTCCGAAACCTGTCGACGTGGCTTTCAGATCCAGTCTACCCGCTTGTTACAATGCGTCGCACCAACGCGACGTATCTTGCACTGCTGCAGGAGACATTCCGTGACCTATCGCGTTTTTCTTACCCTTCTCGCAACGCGTTGCCCATGACGGTTACTGCCCGGAGGGGTGGTACGCAGGAGCCTAGTTTTGTGTCCTGGATGACTAATATTTCTCAGACGCTCCAGATTCCTCCTACCTCTTCCAAGGACTGGATCCTTGTTAACAGTGACGGCATCGGCTACTTCCGCGTGTTGTACACCCCGCTGGACATGTCGCTCATCACAAATCAGCTCAACGAGGACCCCAGCGCGTTCACACCTATTCAAAGAGCTGTACTCGTCGATGACTTGTTCTACGCGGCGCTGAGTGGGCGCATCACATCCAACTACTTTGCCGAGGCTATTAAGCACTTGCCTTCGGAAGAAGCCTGGCTACCTCTGATGACTTACCTTGAGCTGGCTGCTAATATCCCTTACCAGTGGTTGGGTGCTTGGAAGGCCGGGGGTGTGCTCGACTGGAGGGTCTTTAACGTCAACTTTTGCTCACGGGCATTAGTCGGCAATATGAAAGCACAGCGAGAATCCGCGAAAGTCCTCCTGCGCGAGTCTCTCCTCGCGCACTGCTGCGCCTTCCTCTAA
- the LOC119164400 gene encoding thyrotropin-releasing hormone-degrading ectoenzyme produces the protein MKAQTLNAHSRASQLEFVAQHYDIRLETDLTSTFSGDLSLHITCHHATHLVTLFSRNLTLSEVSVRPRVGHARESETAELVGSQSPFTTFKLKWNLQPSADYLLSTRFSGSLHHGDHRKWPPGMYREAGDSYTTVTSYVDQLHDAAFFPTVQSVMLKSTFSLSVLKPNASVAVLSSWDLLKDTQALDGQTYAVFQKTPPISVNQVAVAVTTLPKATDGFTTLHAHMVNMPRLQHLLEFCTNVVEMAAEATGISFPNKGLDVLALHRFPRACRSTWKLVVVRAGTFKTNAAGGLHTNLGRPYLRLTIELLSTWFGNMVTVGPWLDRGLAVLYAIKVLKLAKPQWLLDDILHLYRFITLSSVDLGPTHEKVLYDYELPIAAVSLLAMFRFAVGQDSFKVATTDFLKKTGRDDVAEQEFWDSLKASSSMEDIANYTSVWRQHSGYPLLKVVREDAETIHVMQEPFFCSSCHDSRSRMQAPQQSMPATIWPIPITLSYASEPQKIDVTAVVWMVTPEVTLKAPNAHFDDWVLLNVGNEGLYRVDYDDSNWSHLIRQLQNDSSVIPVANRAQIIDNLFHLALAGYRDRLYASALHFRTFEMFFASLAYLEKERDTLPWTHFVRLARALPHDAVANRSEWSALNRRICKGIVSDLGTAAKEPAMPLARSDFKYDVLQYCCQFGHEKCPALFFMRRHNPYQKTDDGVFLGTYR, from the exons ATGAAAGCACAGACACTCAATGCACACAGCCGCGCCTCGCAGCTTGAGTTTGTCGCTCAGCACTACGATATCCGCCTCGAGACAGACCTGACGTCCACCTTCTCCGGTGACCTGTCCCTGCACATAACCTGTCACCACGCTACTCATCTCGTCACACTTTTTTCAAGGAACCTCACGCTCAGCGAAGTAAGCGTGCGACCGCGCGTGGGCCACGCTAGGGAATCAGAGACAGCTGAACTGGTCGGTTCGCAATCGCCTTTCACGACCTTCAAGCTGAAGTGGAATCTACAGCCTTCGGCGGATTACCTGCTGTCCACACGCTTTTCTGGAAGCCTTCACCACGGAGATCACCGGAAGTGGCCGCCCGGAATGTACCGCGAAGCGGGTGACTCGTACACAACGGTCACCTCGTACGTCGACCAGCTGCACGATGCCGCTTTCTTTCCGACCGTGCAGAGCGTCATGCTGAAGTCTACGTTCAGCTTGTCCGTGCTTAAACCAAATGCCAGTGTCGCGGTGCTCTCAAGCTGGGATCTCTTAAAGGACACCCAAGCACTCGACGGACAGACATATGCCGTCTTTCAGAAGACACCTCCGATCTCGGTCAATCAGGTCGCCGTAGCCGTCACCACACTGCCCAAGGCAACTGATGGCTTCACTACGCTCCACGCTCACATGGTAAACATGCCGCGGCTTCAGCACCTCCTCGAATTCTGCACCAACGTCGTCGAGATGGCGGCGGAGGCCACTGGAATATCTTTTCCAAACAAGGGACTGGACGTTCTGGCTCTCCATAGGTTTCCTCGCGCGTGTCGCTCCACCTGGAAACTCGTCGTCGTGAGAGCCGGTACGTTCAAGACGAATGCCGCCGGAGGACTCCACACGAACCTTGGCCGGCCTTACCTGCGCTTGACCATAGAACTATTGAGCACGTGGTTCGGGAACATGGTCACCGTAGGGCCGTGGCTGGACAGGGGTCTTGCCGTCCTTTACGCCATCAAAGTTCTTAAGCTCGCCAAACCTCAGTGGCTCCTGGACGACATACTTCACTTGTATCGATTCATCACGCTGTCCAGCGTGGACCTCGGTCCGACGCATGAGAAAGTGTTATACGACTACGAGCTACCAATCGCTGCAGTCTCCCTCCTAGCCATGTTTCGTTTCGCTGTCGGCCAGGACAGCTTCAAAGTGGCCACCACCGATTTTCTCAAAAAGACAGGGCGTGATGATGTTGCAGAACAAGAGTTTTGGGACAGCTTGAAGGCTTCCAGTTCAATGGAAGATATAGCTAACTATACGTCCGTGTGGAGACAGCACTCGGGTTATCCGCTCCTGAAGGTCGTACGAGAAGACGCCGAAACAATTCACGTCATGCAGGAGCCGTTCTTCTGTTCGAGCTGTCACGATTCGAGGAGTCGAATGCAGGCCCCGCAACAGTCAATGCCAGCAACAATATGGCCAATACCTATTACACTTTCCTACGCTAGCGAGCCACAGAAGATCGACGTGACGGCTGTTGTGTGGATGGTTACTCCAGAGGTAACGTTGAAGGCTCCCAACGCTCATTTCGACGACTGGGTGCTGCTAAATGTGGGCAACGAGGGCCTCTACCGCGTCGACTACGATGACTCCAACTGGAGCCATCTCATACGTCAGTTGCAGAACGACAGCTCAGTCATACCCGTGGCGAACAGAGCACAAATTATCGATAATCTCTTCCATCTGGCTCTCGCTGGCTATAG AGACCGACTATATGCTTCTGCACTTCATTTCAGGACTTTCGAGATGTTCTTCGCGTCGCTAGCGTACCTGGAGAAAGAACGCGACACGCTTCCCTGGACGCACTTCGTTCGGCTCGCGCGGGCCTTACCCCACGACGCCGTGGCGAACCGCTCTGAATGGTCGGCGCTGAACCGGCGCATATGCAAGGGGATCGTGTCGGATCTCGGCACAGCCGCCAAAGAGCCGGCGATGCCGCTTGCCCGAAGCGACTTCAAGTACGACGTGTTGCAGTACTGCTGCCAGTTTGGACACGAGAAATGCCCCGCGCTGTTCTTCATGCGTCGTCACAACCCTTATCAAAAGACGGACGACGGGGTCTTCCTCGGGACATATCGCTGA
- the LOC142814294 gene encoding uncharacterized protein LOC142814294, translated as MAGVPPRPEQTTLQIVVQGVQKEAKALHNPDGSFMTDANGYVYEASDGKRVTLRFMAGNRENDPPPAQPPTPSPACDGDVDSDGALAAFPAAAASAEDVEELWSARKTRFFIAKYSEMKDLVGKTRALRTRRLLWKKLAEAINTEFLCNVTATQVENKWKSLDRAYKKSKKDNNSSGHHRVNCEYEE; from the exons atggcgggcgtccccccaaggccagagcagacgacgttgcaaatagttgttcagggcgttcaaaaggaagctaaggcacttcacaatcccgacgggtcatttatgacggacgccaacggttacgtctatgaggcatcag acggcaagcgcgttacgttgcggttcatggcagggaatcgtgaaaatgacccccctccggcacaaccgccgacgccttctcctgcctgcgacggcgacgttgacagcgatggggctttagccgcatttccagcagcagccgcgtcggctgaagatgtggaagagctttggagcgcccgaaaaacaaggttcttcatcgccaaatactcggaaatgaaggacttggtgggaaaaaccagggcacttcg cacaagaaggcttctgtggaagaagttggctgaggccatcaatacggagttcttgtgcaacgtgactgccacacaagtggaaaacaaatggaagtcgctggacagagcatataaaaagtcaaaaaaagacaacaattcttcaggtcaccaccgtgtgaactgtgaatatgaagagtaa